The following are encoded in a window of Ruminiclostridium herbifermentans genomic DNA:
- a CDS encoding pectinesterase family protein — MNIMKKLSMGLVIGMLFMAFAGSSSVNAASTLVVAKDGSGSYKTVQAAINAAKSGDTIIIKDGTYSEQITVKTANITMVGQSRANTIITAGKNQEATGDPATAATANISASGFRAENITFVNSFDRASTASNQDQAQALYANGEQQVYINCAFKGHQDTMYNKSGRQYFKNCYIAGDVDFIYGGATVILDSCEIYSISRNSSSNNGYICAPSTPSGKLGYLFYKCNLTSNCPPKTVKLGRAWNNAPQVLFRECYMGAHISDDAWGTINGLDPAKCDMFEYKNTGPGANPNRRQLAPSQESNYTVAKYLGGWNPDITETPITKSAFNKLEVENYDSTNSSTIVTIGTANNGKGLGSISAGDYLVFKNIDFKSEAASFKSLVATTGTPNIELRLNSPTGTLIGTLKVASTGGWNEYKEQACSINTVTGVNDLYLVFTGAVNIDWFTFSTEKITPSAGTLGDLNGDEKVDAIDFALLKSHMLGITTLTGTNYTNADVNIDGEVNAIDYAIMKQYLLNIISSFN; from the coding sequence ATGAACATAATGAAAAAATTATCTATGGGTTTAGTAATTGGAATGCTATTTATGGCTTTTGCAGGTTCTTCGTCAGTAAACGCTGCATCAACTTTGGTGGTGGCTAAGGATGGGAGCGGAAGCTATAAAACTGTTCAAGCAGCCATTAATGCAGCTAAAAGCGGTGATACTATCATTATTAAAGATGGTACATATTCAGAGCAAATCACAGTAAAAACGGCAAACATAACCATGGTGGGACAAAGCCGTGCAAACACAATAATTACTGCCGGAAAGAATCAGGAAGCAACAGGAGACCCTGCTACAGCTGCAACAGCAAATATCAGTGCATCTGGTTTCCGCGCTGAAAATATAACTTTTGTGAATAGCTTTGATAGAGCATCCACAGCATCAAATCAGGATCAAGCACAGGCATTATATGCAAATGGTGAGCAGCAGGTATATATAAACTGTGCTTTCAAAGGTCATCAGGATACAATGTATAACAAAAGCGGAAGACAATATTTTAAAAATTGTTATATTGCTGGTGATGTAGATTTTATATATGGTGGAGCAACAGTTATACTTGACAGCTGTGAGATTTATTCCATTTCAAGAAACAGTTCGTCAAATAATGGTTATATTTGTGCTCCTTCTACTCCCAGCGGCAAGTTAGGTTACTTGTTTTACAAATGTAATCTCACCAGTAATTGTCCTCCCAAGACTGTAAAATTAGGAAGGGCATGGAACAACGCCCCACAGGTTCTTTTTAGGGAATGTTACATGGGAGCTCATATAAGCGATGACGCATGGGGAACTATTAACGGTCTGGATCCCGCAAAATGCGATATGTTTGAATACAAGAATACAGGTCCGGGTGCAAACCCCAATAGAAGGCAATTAGCTCCCTCACAGGAATCAAACTATACGGTTGCAAAATATCTTGGCGGGTGGAATCCAGATATAACGGAAACTCCTATAACGAAAAGTGCTTTTAATAAATTAGAGGTAGAGAACTATGACTCTACTAATTCTTCAACAATTGTAACAATAGGCACTGCTAACAATGGAAAAGGTCTGGGCAGTATTTCTGCCGGTGACTATCTGGTATTTAAAAATATAGACTTTAAAAGCGAAGCAGCATCATTTAAGTCTCTTGTTGCAACTACAGGTACCCCAAATATTGAATTAAGATTAAATAGTCCAACCGGCACCCTGATAGGTACATTAAAAGTAGCTTCAACAGGTGGCTGGAATGAATATAAGGAGCAAGCTTGCAGCATTAATACAGTTACAGGAGTAAATGATTTATACCTTGTGTTTACTGGTGCTGTAAATATTGACTGGTTTACATTTTCTACAGAAAAAATTACACCTTCAGCGGGAACACTAGGTGATTTAAATGGTGATGAAAAAGTGGATGCCATAGACTTTGCACTGTTAAAAAGTCATATGCTCGGCATAACTACACTTACAGGAACTAATTATACAAACGCTGATGTGAACATAGACGGAGAAGTTAATGCTATTGACTATGCTATTATGAAACAATATTTATTAAATATTATTTCTTCATTTAATTAA
- a CDS encoding tetratricopeptide repeat protein, which produces MEKKKITETITELTKVTLTIAGVISSYPAIELAAILLEYIYKILDDKGVLDSNIDQARKEQLNKAILSTVKETNKCLSVGNHRELVSSISDRLKLELSDLNNDMITLDAIKNKIEMVIEDEKIWGEKYFSKEDSLSIADTFYNSFLAEILKHSELRELVQITSIEKIICDLQQYRTQISKHEIELQQHDIKLQQHSKELVQIKDDIIEVKREINLFEPNFILTVNADTTPTEYFVGREDEIRNLKEFIRTKQKLILVSGMGGIGKTHLCRYIFREYVDCHKRHEPIDIDHIGYFDYTTSMDVTLYNNINFYKTGKMEKDIETAWKILRDISAEKRVLIFIDNVTNTPDTDESLKKLYEITSAIILTSRKTVIDRFKTYKIDEMELEQCIEMFEQIYGNVPQEDLEELEYILGKLAARHTKTVELLAHMANNKAWSIHDLCGKLEESHFNLSYISDGQKTTIQKEYEKLFNLAGLSESEVNVLEGFSVFPPLPLSADICNQWLNDDAALTEDDEIFNILYQKGWLQRSGKLYSMHPIIAETILTMQQPKTENHLKLINACINSLTFAETEVFTKVTAFLPFAEEIYARLYNNSNIIFGLFAGKIGYIYHHQGEYSKALEWYNKDLAIFEKVLGKEHPDTATTYNNIAGVYEAQGEYGKAIEWYQKALYICEKVLGKEHPSTATTYNNIAGVYRAQGEYGKALELYQKALDIRENMLGKEHPYAATTYNNIAGIYDVQGEYCKALEWYQKALYICEKVLGKEHPDTATTYNNIAGVYEAQGEYGKAIEWYQKALYICEKVLGKEHPDTATTYNNIAVVYRAQGEYGKALGWYKKALAIREKVLGMGHPDTATTYNNIAVVYQAQGEYGKALELYQKALDIREKVLGKEHPSTASTYNNIAGVYEAQGEYGKAIEWYQKALYICEKVLGKEHPDTATTYNNIAVVYRAQGEYGKALGWYKKALAIREKVLGMGHPDTATTYNNIAVVYQAQGEYGKALELYQKALDIREKVLGKEHPSTASTYNNIAGVYHAQGNYTNALELYFMAFYILMMRVGQQHPYIEATFNNMYTAYTESGGREDDFEEWFIKHVNDLNLEVS; this is translated from the coding sequence ATGGAAAAGAAAAAAATCACAGAAACTATAACTGAATTAACTAAAGTGACGTTAACCATTGCAGGAGTTATTTCAAGCTATCCAGCAATTGAGTTGGCTGCTATTTTACTAGAGTATATTTATAAAATTCTGGATGATAAAGGTGTACTGGACAGCAACATAGACCAGGCACGGAAAGAACAGCTGAACAAGGCTATACTCAGCACTGTTAAAGAAACGAATAAGTGCCTTTCCGTAGGTAATCATAGAGAATTGGTTAGTTCAATTAGTGATAGGTTGAAACTTGAATTATCTGATCTTAATAATGATATGATCACGCTTGATGCAATAAAAAATAAAATAGAAATGGTAATAGAAGATGAAAAAATATGGGGAGAGAAGTATTTTAGCAAAGAAGATAGTCTCAGTATTGCTGATACTTTCTACAATTCATTTCTTGCTGAAATTTTGAAACATTCGGAGCTACGAGAATTAGTTCAAATTACAAGTATTGAAAAAATTATATGTGATCTTCAGCAATACAGAACACAAATTTCAAAGCATGAAATAGAACTTCAACAGCATGATATAAAGCTTCAACAGCATAGCAAAGAGCTTGTGCAGATTAAAGACGATATAATAGAAGTAAAGCGTGAAATAAATCTTTTCGAGCCTAATTTTATCTTAACAGTAAATGCTGACACAACACCGACAGAATACTTTGTAGGGCGTGAAGATGAAATTAGGAATTTAAAGGAATTCATACGCACAAAGCAGAAGCTTATATTGGTAAGTGGAATGGGAGGTATAGGGAAGACCCATCTATGCCGTTATATTTTCCGTGAATATGTTGATTGCCATAAAAGACATGAACCAATTGATATAGACCATATAGGATATTTTGATTACACAACGTCAATGGATGTCACTCTTTATAATAACATCAATTTTTATAAAACAGGTAAAATGGAAAAGGATATAGAAACTGCATGGAAAATCTTAAGAGATATTTCAGCAGAAAAAAGAGTGCTAATTTTTATTGACAATGTTACAAATACACCTGATACAGACGAAAGCCTTAAAAAACTCTATGAAATTACTAGTGCAATTATACTTACTTCTAGGAAAACAGTAATTGACCGCTTTAAAACCTACAAAATTGATGAAATGGAACTTGAGCAGTGTATTGAAATGTTTGAGCAGATATATGGAAATGTACCGCAAGAGGATTTAGAGGAACTTGAATACATACTTGGCAAACTGGCGGCAAGACATACAAAAACAGTAGAATTACTAGCGCATATGGCAAATAATAAAGCCTGGTCTATTCATGACTTATGCGGGAAATTGGAGGAAAGCCATTTTAATCTTTCTTATATTTCTGATGGCCAAAAAACAACAATACAAAAGGAATATGAAAAGCTGTTCAATCTAGCTGGATTATCAGAGTCAGAAGTTAATGTACTTGAAGGATTTTCAGTATTCCCGCCATTACCTCTTTCAGCAGATATCTGCAACCAGTGGCTGAATGATGATGCTGCTTTAACTGAAGACGATGAAATTTTCAATATCCTGTACCAAAAGGGATGGCTTCAAAGAAGTGGTAAGTTGTATTCAATGCATCCGATAATTGCAGAAACAATATTAACGATGCAGCAGCCAAAAACAGAAAATCACTTGAAACTTATAAATGCATGTATAAATAGTCTTACGTTTGCAGAAACAGAAGTATTTACAAAAGTTACAGCATTTTTGCCGTTTGCAGAAGAAATTTATGCAAGATTATATAATAACAGTAATATTATCTTTGGACTTTTTGCAGGTAAGATAGGATATATATACCATCACCAAGGAGAATATAGCAAAGCACTTGAATGGTACAATAAGGATTTGGCTATCTTTGAAAAGGTGTTGGGAAAGGAACATCCAGATACAGCCACCACCTATAACAATATAGCAGGAGTTTATGAGGCTCAAGGAGAATATGGCAAGGCAATTGAATGGTACCAAAAGGCTTTGTATATATGTGAAAAGGTATTGGGAAAGGAACATCCATCTACAGCCACCACCTATAACAATATAGCAGGAGTTTATAGAGCTCAAGGAGAATATGGCAAGGCACTTGAATTGTACCAAAAGGCATTGGATATCCGTGAAAATATGTTGGGAAAGGAACATCCATATGCAGCCACCACCTATAACAATATAGCAGGAATTTATGACGTTCAAGGAGAATATTGTAAGGCACTTGAATGGTACCAAAAGGCTTTGTATATATGTGAAAAGGTATTGGGAAAGGAACATCCAGATACAGCCACCACCTATAACAATATAGCAGGAGTTTATGAGGCTCAAGGAGAATATGGCAAGGCAATTGAATGGTACCAAAAGGCTTTGTATATATGTGAAAAGGTATTGGGAAAGGAACATCCAGATACAGCCACCACCTATAACAATATAGCAGTAGTTTATAGAGCTCAAGGAGAATATGGCAAGGCACTTGGATGGTACAAAAAGGCTTTAGCTATCCGTGAAAAGGTGTTGGGAATGGGACATCCAGATACAGCCACCACCTATAACAATATAGCAGTAGTTTATCAAGCTCAAGGAGAATATGGCAAGGCACTTGAATTGTACCAAAAGGCATTGGATATCCGTGAAAAGGTGTTGGGAAAGGAACATCCATCTACAGCCAGCACCTATAACAATATAGCAGGAGTTTATGAGGCTCAAGGAGAATATGGCAAGGCAATTGAATGGTACCAAAAGGCTTTGTATATATGTGAAAAGGTATTGGGAAAGGAACATCCAGATACAGCCACCACCTATAACAATATAGCAGTAGTTTATAGAGCTCAAGGAGAATATGGCAAGGCACTTGGATGGTACAAAAAGGCTTTAGCTATCCGTGAAAAGGTGTTGGGAATGGGACATCCAGATACAGCCACCACCTATAACAATATAGCAGTAGTTTATCAAGCTCAAGGAGAATATGGCAAGGCACTTGAATTGTACCAAAAGGCATTGGATATCCGTGAAAAGGTGTTGGGAAAGGAACATCCATCTACAGCCAGCACCTATAACAATATAGCAGGAGTTTATCACGCTCAAGGAAATTACACCAATGCACTGGAGTTGTATTTTATGGCTTTTTACATTCTTATGATGCGTGTGGGGCAGCAGCATCCCTATATTGAGGCAACTTTTAATAATATGTACACAGCATATACGGAGTCTGGAGGGCGGGAAGATGATTTTGAAGAATGGTTTATTAAACATGTAAATGATTTAAATTTAGAAGTGTCTTAA
- a CDS encoding polysaccharide deacetylase family protein has translation MNKLLKKLNIFQRYRKLNTKKEKKQFILMWITIFTCVFTVIFVGFCISYSINKNKSSQIQLNQYSKLEQEEINQKLNSYLHNIIEKNTEYENQNSSEDLKNDTSESNKIKIDMHENLTETNNIKIRKAINMVEKTTYAAITFDDGYNKEYVEKVLDVLKKNNVKSTFFIIGKVLDAYPEVWKRAINEGHQICNHTQSHQILTDMSSEAIQAEILGWEASAKKVFGEDYLIKMKKEFPFLRLPGGGGAKSDRVLAIAQKNGYKVIGWNLETISSVINPLKNKKTVSEISDRIEQHVVNNCKGGSIILLHFNQYDMGNIEQIVSGLRNRGFELQTISKMVK, from the coding sequence ATGAATAAACTGTTAAAGAAACTAAATATATTTCAAAGATACAGGAAATTAAATACTAAAAAAGAAAAAAAGCAATTTATTTTAATGTGGATAACCATTTTTACATGTGTATTTACTGTTATATTTGTAGGATTTTGCATATCTTATAGTATTAATAAAAATAAATCCTCTCAAATTCAGCTTAATCAGTATAGTAAACTAGAGCAAGAAGAAATAAATCAAAAATTGAACTCATATTTACATAACATAATTGAGAAAAATACAGAATATGAGAATCAAAATTCAAGCGAAGATCTTAAAAATGATACTTCAGAATCAAACAAGATTAAAATTGATATGCATGAAAATTTGACTGAGACTAACAATATTAAAATAAGAAAAGCGATAAATATGGTAGAAAAAACTACGTATGCTGCAATTACCTTTGATGATGGCTATAACAAAGAATATGTAGAAAAGGTATTGGATGTTTTAAAAAAGAATAATGTAAAATCTACTTTTTTTATAATAGGCAAGGTACTTGATGCTTATCCTGAGGTTTGGAAAAGAGCCATAAATGAAGGACATCAAATTTGTAATCATACTCAGTCTCATCAAATATTAACTGATATGTCAAGTGAAGCTATTCAAGCAGAAATATTGGGATGGGAAGCAAGCGCAAAAAAAGTATTTGGTGAAGATTATCTTATCAAAATGAAAAAAGAATTCCCATTTTTGAGGCTTCCTGGAGGTGGAGGAGCAAAGAGTGATAGAGTATTGGCAATTGCTCAGAAAAATGGTTATAAAGTAATAGGGTGGAACTTAGAAACCATCAGCAGTGTAATTAATCCGTTAAAAAATAAAAAAACTGTAAGTGAAATATCTGATAGAATTGAACAGCATGTGGTAAATAATTGTAAAGGAGGCTCTATTATATTGCTTCACTTTAATCAATATGATATGGGCAATATAGAGCAAATTGTAAGTGGGCTTAGAAATAGAGGATTTGAACTGCAAACAATAAGCAAGATGGTCAAATAA
- a CDS encoding adenosylhomocysteinase, with protein sequence MKSVIRDISLADKGRQKIEWVRKNMPLLRGLEEEFKQTKPFRGVRVVVSVHLEAKTAYLAKLFAIGGGEVSVTGSNPLSTQDDVAAGLVADGLDVYAWYNSTKEEYEEHLNLALGYKPNIIIDDGGDLVNLLHTTRKELLPHIMGGCEETTTGVLRLKAMEKEGALRFPMIAVNNAQCKYLFDNRYGTGQSVWDGINRTTNLIVAGKNVVVAGYGWCGKGIAMRAKGFGANVIVTEIDSIKAAEAIMDGFKVMKMSEAAKIGDLFITVTGCSDVITAEHFKNMKDGAICCNAGHFDVEVSVKQLEAIAVEKQEQRHNIMGYKLENGKWINILAEGRLVNLAAGDGHPAEIMDMSFALQALSAQYMLRNFNKLGNKVIDVPAEIDAAVAEMKLKSWGVKIDKLSKEQKKYLNSWTV encoded by the coding sequence ATGAAGAGTGTTATTAGAGATATATCCTTAGCAGACAAGGGCAGACAGAAAATTGAATGGGTTAGAAAAAATATGCCTCTTCTAAGAGGCTTAGAAGAAGAATTTAAACAGACAAAGCCATTTAGAGGAGTAAGAGTGGTGGTTTCTGTACATTTAGAGGCAAAGACTGCTTATTTGGCAAAACTATTTGCAATTGGCGGTGGAGAGGTCTCAGTAACAGGTAGTAATCCTCTTTCTACACAAGATGATGTTGCGGCAGGCTTAGTAGCTGATGGACTGGATGTTTATGCTTGGTACAATTCTACAAAGGAAGAGTATGAAGAACATTTGAACTTAGCTCTTGGATATAAACCTAATATAATCATTGATGATGGCGGAGATTTGGTTAATTTGCTTCATACCACTAGAAAAGAGTTACTGCCTCACATAATGGGTGGATGTGAAGAAACAACTACTGGAGTACTGAGATTAAAGGCTATGGAAAAGGAAGGCGCTCTTAGATTCCCTATGATAGCAGTAAATAACGCTCAATGCAAATATTTATTTGACAATAGATACGGAACAGGACAGTCTGTTTGGGATGGAATAAACAGAACTACAAATTTGATTGTAGCAGGAAAAAATGTTGTTGTTGCAGGATATGGATGGTGCGGTAAAGGTATTGCAATGAGAGCTAAAGGCTTTGGTGCAAATGTTATTGTTACAGAAATAGATTCTATAAAGGCTGCAGAAGCAATTATGGACGGCTTTAAGGTAATGAAAATGTCTGAGGCAGCTAAGATTGGAGATTTATTTATTACAGTAACTGGCTGCAGCGATGTTATTACAGCAGAGCATTTCAAGAATATGAAGGATGGAGCTATTTGTTGTAATGCAGGTCATTTTGATGTTGAGGTATCTGTAAAACAGCTTGAGGCTATTGCTGTTGAAAAGCAGGAGCAGAGACACAACATTATGGGTTATAAATTGGAAAATGGAAAATGGATAAACATATTAGCAGAAGGCAGATTGGTAAATCTTGCTGCTGGTGATGGACATCCTGCTGAGATTATGGATATGAGTTTTGCATTACAGGCTCTTAGCGCACAATATATGCTTCGTAACTTTAATAAGTTAGGAAATAAAGTAATTGATGTTCCTGCTGAGATAGATGCAGCTGTTGCTGAAATGAAGTTAAAGTCATGGGGCGTAAAGATTGATAAGTTGTCAAAAGAGCAGAAGAAGTATTTGAACAGCTGGACAGTATAA
- a CDS encoding RNA polymerase sigma factor — protein MEHTEIIMKCQQNDTHAFAELYKLYGQKAFRTAFFIAGNKQIAEDIVQEAFTQCFCKLIA, from the coding sequence ATGGAACATACAGAAATTATAATGAAATGTCAGCAAAACGATACTCACGCATTTGCTGAGTTATATAAATTATATGGTCAAAAGGCTTTCCGAACTGCTTTCTTCATTGCTGGAAATAAGCAAATAGCAGAAGACATTGTTCAAGAAGCTTTTACACAATGCTTTTGCAAATTAATAGCTTAA
- a CDS encoding carbohydrate-binding protein, protein MAKKSYDENGVLLSKKTLYSGDIIKVTYTGLLVQSGASGVFLHVGFGDKWENPSLIPMNYENGVFTADIEILNYKEFGICFKDTAENWDNNSGNNYVFSISKKPVKKETAKKKEGSTAEKTTKAKTKAKVKAKTI, encoded by the coding sequence AAAAGACATTGTACAGTGGGGACATTATAAAAGTTACTTATACGGGTTTGCTTGTACAATCAGGCGCTAGTGGTGTTTTCTTGCATGTTGGTTTTGGCGATAAATGGGAGAATCCCTCTTTGATACCAATGAATTATGAAAATGGTGTTTTTACTGCAGATATTGAGATTTTGAATTATAAGGAATTTGGCATTTGTTTTAAGGATACAGCAGAAAACTGGGATAATAATTCTGGTAATAATTATGTGTTCAGTATATCAAAGAAACCCGTAAAAAAAGAAACTGCTAAAAAAAAGGAAGGTAGTACTGCCGAAAAGACTACAAAAGCAAAGACGAAAGCAAAAGTAAAAGCAAAGACTATATAA
- a CDS encoding 5-formyltetrahydrofolate cyclo-ligase, with protein sequence MKDEVRKNYIAIRKRLQKHEVIEMSEAVADRLKQLEIIKSAKSIMCFVSFGNEVNTHELIKMWLSEGKQVSVPSVVNSTKEARGMYAVKINSFDELKEAGKYGILEPPLLDCNIITPALLDVVIVPGSAFDVNKNRMGYGAGYYDRFLSNVSQECCKIGICYDFQVLDKIPYEEYDVPLDLLVTEKRVIY encoded by the coding sequence CTGAAGGATGAAGTAAGAAAGAATTACATTGCTATTCGAAAAAGGCTTCAGAAGCATGAAGTCATTGAAATGTCTGAGGCTGTTGCTGATAGATTAAAGCAACTAGAAATTATAAAAAGTGCCAAAAGTATTATGTGCTTTGTAAGCTTTGGCAATGAAGTTAATACCCATGAATTAATAAAAATGTGGCTATCTGAGGGTAAGCAGGTAAGTGTACCCAGCGTTGTGAATAGTACAAAAGAAGCTAGGGGAATGTATGCTGTGAAAATAAATAGCTTTGATGAACTTAAAGAGGCTGGTAAGTATGGAATATTAGAGCCTCCTCTGCTGGATTGCAATATAATAACGCCTGCATTGCTGGATGTTGTTATTGTACCGGGCAGCGCATTTGACGTTAACAAAAACAGAATGGGATACGGCGCAGGCTATTATGATAGATTTTTGAGTAATGTGTCACAGGAATGCTGTAAAATAGGTATATGCTATGACTTTCAGGTTTTGGACAAAATACCTTATGAAGAATATGATGTACCACTGGATTTGTTGGTTACAGAAAAAAGAGTTATTTATTAG
- a CDS encoding amidohydrolase yields MTKFDLLIKNIDIITLDDSDRVIKNGYIGIKDGKICLVSDSLPNEVVSKKEMDGRGKLAMPGLVNGHSHSAMTLMRNYADDMALDTWLFDNIFPVEAKLNEEYVYWGTMLGIAEMLKSGIIAFADMYMFMDEVARAVTEAGIKANLCKSPVQFFEGGELKRLDKSQGTIDYYNKYHNTADGRIKVFVEIHSTYMFNERTLTNAAALAKQLNTGIHIHLLEAATEVESSQRDYGMTSVEICKKTGVLDVPVLAAHCVHLTDNDLEIMKAMGVSVCHNPTSNLKLGSGIARVPKMLEMGINVCLGTDGAASNNNLNMFEEMNLAALIHKGVAMNPQLMNAKDVLKMGTCNGAKALGFEDSGLIKEGMKGDIILIDTDKPHFYPKNNEISAVIYSAQASDVDTVIIDGNIIMQNRIFRSIDEEKIKSEVDRLSKKLLAN; encoded by the coding sequence ATGACCAAATTTGATTTATTGATAAAGAACATTGATATAATCACCCTGGATGATTCAGACAGGGTGATTAAAAATGGTTATATAGGAATAAAAGATGGTAAGATTTGCTTGGTTTCGGATAGCTTGCCTAATGAAGTTGTATCAAAGAAGGAAATGGACGGAAGAGGTAAGTTAGCTATGCCAGGTCTTGTTAATGGTCATAGTCATAGTGCAATGACATTAATGAGAAATTATGCAGATGATATGGCTTTGGATACATGGTTATTTGATAATATATTCCCTGTTGAGGCAAAGCTTAATGAAGAATATGTTTATTGGGGTACTATGTTGGGTATTGCAGAAATGCTTAAGTCTGGAATAATTGCGTTTGCAGACATGTATATGTTTATGGATGAAGTTGCACGTGCGGTTACTGAGGCGGGTATCAAGGCCAACTTATGTAAGAGTCCTGTACAGTTTTTTGAAGGTGGAGAACTAAAGAGACTGGACAAGAGCCAAGGGACAATAGATTATTATAATAAATATCATAATACCGCAGATGGCAGGATAAAAGTATTTGTTGAAATACATTCAACATACATGTTTAATGAAAGAACTTTAACAAATGCTGCTGCGCTTGCAAAGCAATTGAATACAGGTATTCATATACATCTTTTAGAGGCTGCTACTGAGGTTGAATCTAGCCAAAGAGATTATGGTATGACATCTGTGGAAATATGCAAAAAAACAGGTGTACTTGATGTTCCAGTTTTAGCTGCCCATTGTGTTCATTTGACTGACAATGATTTAGAGATAATGAAAGCCATGGGAGTAAGTGTATGTCATAATCCTACAAGCAATCTAAAGCTTGGAAGCGGTATTGCAAGAGTTCCTAAAATGCTTGAAATGGGAATAAATGTGTGTTTAGGAACTGATGGTGCTGCCAGCAACAACAATCTTAATATGTTTGAGGAAATGAATCTTGCTGCATTGATACATAAAGGTGTTGCAATGAATCCACAGTTGATGAATGCAAAGGACGTGCTAAAAATGGGTACATGTAATGGTGCCAAAGCACTTGGCTTTGAAGATTCAGGTTTGATTAAAGAGGGAATGAAAGGTGACATAATATTAATTGATACTGATAAACCACATTTCTATCCTAAAAATAATGAAATATCAGCCGTTATTTATTCAGCACAAGCATCAGACGTTGATACTGTTATTATTGATGGAAATATAATTATGCAGAATAGAATTTTCAGAAGCATTGATGAAGAAAAAATAAAGTCTGAGGTTGATAGACTATCAAAAAAATTATTAGCAAATTAA
- a CDS encoding MFS transporter has protein sequence MDEQNNIQEESLAQDNNINSVESEVFSANSTLEAGFSNSENTEAQLNGNRTSEEAPINSHNTANNKAINNEALNNYEVLNNRVSNNEALNNEVSNNEVSNNEVSNNEVLNNEVLNNEVLNNRASNNEAYYNSNNILNKEAVYRANNAANKETYLNGGMGRRYEANPQAYNAMGNQAYNNQISALERQMLLNYNNPLNVTSLSNWTKVMLTALVVLIPGIGQIVGIIFGLVFIANDRDADRRSYGGALITVSVISFIISAIFWFLLAISFGPDLYY, from the coding sequence ATGGACGAACAAAACAACATTCAAGAGGAAAGCTTAGCACAGGACAATAATATAAATTCTGTTGAGTCGGAGGTATTTTCTGCAAACTCTACTCTTGAAGCTGGATTTAGTAATTCTGAAAATACAGAAGCACAACTAAATGGAAATAGAACAAGTGAAGAGGCTCCAATAAATTCTCATAATACAGCAAATAATAAAGCTATAAATAATGAAGCTTTAAATAATTATGAAGTTTTAAATAATAGAGTTTCAAATAATGAAGCTTTAAATAATGAAGTTTCAAATAATGAAGTTTCAAATAATGAAGTTTCAAATAATGAAGTTTTAAATAATGAAGTTTTAAATAATGAAGTTTTAAATAATAGGGCTTCAAATAATGAGGCTTATTATAATAGCAACAATATATTAAACAAAGAAGCTGTCTATAGAGCAAATAACGCTGCTAATAAAGAAACTTATTTAAATGGTGGCATGGGAAGAAGATATGAAGCCAATCCACAAGCATATAATGCAATGGGAAATCAAGCTTATAATAATCAGATAAGTGCTTTAGAAAGACAAATGTTATTAAACTACAACAACCCACTAAATGTTACTAGTTTAAGCAATTGGACAAAGGTTATGCTAACAGCCCTAGTTGTATTAATTCCGGGTATTGGGCAAATTGTTGGTATAATTTTTGGTTTGGTTTTTATTGCAAATGATAGGGATGCAGATAGAAGGTCATATGGTGGAGCTTTGATTACAGTTTCTGTTATTTCATTTATAATTTCAGCTATTTTTTGGTTTTTGCTTGCTATATCTTTTGGGCCAGACTTATATTATTAA